The DNA region GCCTCCCCGTCCACCGGGTCCGCCCCGGCGGGCCACCAGGAGGACGTCGCCGACGCCGCCGCCGAGGCCATGGCCGACGGCAAGTCCCCGGTCGAGGCCGCCGAGCGGGCCGTCAGCCGCAGCGGCGACCGCTGGGGCGCGGTCTACTCCCAGGGCGAGTACGAGGAGTTCGAGGAAGCCCTCGACGGCCAGTACACCGGCGTCGGCCTGTGGGCCCGGCGCGAGCGCGACGGACGCATCGAGGTGACCCGGGTGCAGTCCGGCTCACCCGCACAGGCCGCCGGGATCCGCGAGGGCGACCGGCTGCGCAGCGTCGACGGCCACCGGGTCGACGGCAGGCCCGTCACGGAGGTCGTCTCATTACTGAGGGGCGACGCGACCGACGCGAGCGCCGGCACCACCGTCGCTCTCGGCCTTGAGCGCGGCACGCGCGCGTGGCGCGAGACCCTGCGCCGGGCCCGTCTGTCCACCGACTCCGTGACGGTCCGCGAACTGCCCGGCGGCATCACCGTGATCAAGGTCGCCGCCTTCACCAAGGGCTCCGGAGACCTCGTACGGACCGCCGTGGCCGACGCCCCCACGGGCACCGGGGTCGTCCTGGACC from Streptomyces sp. NBC_00258 includes:
- a CDS encoding S41 family peptidase; the protein is MSGRDLFCQPRRFGRGAALTLVFASVLAAGAATGSFDTPARRSASPSTGSAPAGHQEDVADAAAEAMADGKSPVEAAERAVSRSGDRWGAVYSQGEYEEFEEALDGQYTGVGLWARRERDGRIEVTRVQSGSPAQAAGIREGDRLRSVDGHRVDGRPVTEVVSLLRGDATDASAGTTVALGLERGTRAWRETLRRARLSTDSVTVRELPGGITVIKVAAFTKGSGDLVRTAVADAPTGTGVVLDLRGNSGGLVTEAVTAASAFLDGGLVATYDVNGDQRALHADPGGDTTRPLVALVDGGTMSAAELLTGGLQDRGRAVVVGSRTFGKGSVQMPSRLPDGSVAELTVGHYRTPSGRGVDGRGITPDLEAEEGALERAETVLSGLGDPS